The Besnoitia besnoiti strain Bb-Ger1 chromosome Unknown contig00059, whole genome shotgun sequence DNA segment agacattatagttcctagaatactgaagatgactccggttatgagatacagacaaccaagttctttatgattgcagtacaccaccaccccactggactgcttaagacagctaaaagtgttggatttcaatatcacggtaatcatgtttgcttggaagctgtagtcattataactattgatttagtataagcatagaaccaatccggtagtaagatatacgatagtagctaatctaccatataagatataagtcgcttgtggaatagcactaccaataataatcaagaagatcatactgtatacccaaataattacccatccactgactacatttcgagtcataaaatgttgtcgtatcaacattcgagtattcaaagctcgaatttcagataaaagagctaagttaatgagagaggacataaatactaacaaaccaccggttttggatgggattacttttaacaccgcataatatgctaaaaagtaccattcaggtacgatatgaagcggagttacaaaccggttcactggtatggagttatctgggtgcgataattcaatcaaaccaaaagccgtttgtaagaaaattaaaccaattagataggatagacatttagcatcggtcattaacatatgaggatagaaggctactttaagtgcggaatcaatacctgcagggttactagaaccatttaaatgtaaatagaagatgtgtaatacaattagaatgcaacctacaaaaggtaatataaagtgcaatacaaagaatcgttttaatgttacatcagatacatagtatccaccgagtaaccaaggtactaaatatggtattggagaaaggagattagtaatgactgtagcaccccagaaactcatctgtccccatggtagtacataaccgaggaaagcagtggctatagtaagtagatataaaactaaaccagacatccaagcagtagttaaataactatagctggagttatacatacctcgagacatgtgtattaagatacacaagaagacgaaagaagcagttgttgcatgcaacatcctaaattcccatcctgctgctacctctctaactagatgttgaacactagcaaatgcacaagatgcttcagaagtatatcggaacgctaaagtgatacctgtaattatttggagtacaaaggtaattgcaactaagaaaccaaagttataagatgaatttagattgagagcacaccgataaaagacgaggtgtgcccggaatagactcatggaaatttggtgtgttctcgaaaccatgctagcacaatagaacttcgttaaataactacatattaaaatgagcgcatgtaaactagtcttaaacacaccgctcgtcacgtaacaaatctcaaatcgtactgtagattttatatatgtaccgtaactataaccatggtgacatccaatgttcacgctcatggattcagtgtccaggactacctggcgcttaataacgattccgtcttccagcttccaagcaaacatgattaccgtgatattgaaatccaacacttttagctgtcttaagcagtccagtggggtggtggtgtactgcaatcataaagaacttggttgtctgtatctcataaccggagtcatcttcagtattctaggaactataatgtctttgtttattcgatttgagttatacagttctggatcgcggatcatttgtacagagacgatagctacttataatgtgataataacgatacatggcctagctatgatctttatgttcttaatgcctgctttgtacggaggatatggtaacttctttgtaccaatatatattggtggttcggaagtcgttttcccaagaactaacgcgatctcctattttctagtaccattaggttctgtgttgttaactcaaagtatttgttccgagtttggtagtggtcttggttggacaatgtatcctcactaagtactagcttgatggtgttaaatccagaggcaactgattggattatcggaggtcttgcagtactaggaattagtagtattttaagttctattaacttccttggtacttgcgtcttcatgggttctaatgctggtgctaagaactatattctatatatctgggctatcatatttactgcccttatgttagtcttcactctacctattcttactggtggattagttatgatccttcttgatctacacgtaaacactgaattttatgattctatgtattctggtgatagtgtactttatcaacatctattctggttcttcggacatccagaggtatacattctaattttacctgcttttggtgtagtctcgcagacattatctatgtatgctgctagatctgtcttcggtggacaatctatgatcttagctatgggttgtatttctattctaggttccttagtatgggcacatcatatgatgacagtcggtctagaggtagataccagagcttattttctgctatgactattatgattgcaattcctaccggtactaagattttcaactggttaggtacctatatggctagccatacaactacaagaactgtagatctatgggctgctcttagttttatcctattgtttactctaggtggtactacaggtgtagttatgggtaacgctggtatggatattgccctacatgatacatactatattgtagctcatttccatttcgtattatctcttggtgcagtactagctactatatgtggctttatcttctatagcagagatatgttcggagatactgtaaatctattccatgtaaataccggtgcttctccatatttaagcatctggtttgtagtcttcttaggtagtatcttattaattttcatccctatgcatatacttggtttcaacgttatgccaagaaggataccagattaccctgattatctttgttatattaatacatggtgttcaattggttctatatccacaatagttatcatcttaactatgctctgcattaagtatagtggtatccagcgtatatttgaaaaaccaacatttgtatacaagctgtacgaatatcatgacattcactttggtagtcgccttcttaatgttagtctgtacggaatacacggatcggattcttgttggctggcacctgtttagtaactggatgaacgctttttacgcctggtatgcatggataatactcgactcttctatagtttaaccgctactgctggactgtatattatgtacttacggtagtactatcagcctcttcttccaatTAGATTCAttggaaaacctaaaattcgcatgtttgattaCATTTAgcgctaatatacaatcatccaagatatatttatctatcgcaggttcggtctaatgtccgttatactatatagattCACATGgttctggtactttgagatcatgctaacggcgagaagggaagtgtgtttcaaagaaaaggatgtttagccgggaagttagcgtcta contains these protein-coding regions:
- a CDS encoding cytochrome b (encoded by transcript BESB_064390) codes for the protein MSLFRAHLVFYRCALNLNSSYNFGFLVAITFVLQIITGITLAFRYTSEASCAFASVQHLVREVAAGWEFRMLHATTASFVFLCILIHMSRGMYNSSYSYLTTAWMSGLVLYLLTIATAFLGYVLPWGQMSFWGATVITNLLSPIPYLVPWLLGGYYVSDVTLKRFFVLHFILPFVGCILIVLHIFYLHLNGSSNPAGIDSALKVAFYPHMLMTDAKCLSYLIGLIFLQTAFGLIELSHPDNSIPVNRFVTPLHIVPEWYFLAYYAVLKVIPSKTGGLLVFMSSLINLALLSEIRALNTRMLIRQHFMTRNVVSGWVIIWVYSMIFLIIIGSAIPQATYILYGRLATIVYLTTGLVLCLY